The Sphingomonas sp. So64.6b genome includes a region encoding these proteins:
- a CDS encoding helix-turn-helix transcriptional regulator, with the protein MPWSDPALVEHIDRPIVAVGNEYPPAFELDWHQHRRGQLLYAARGVVVVSTPHGAWVAPPERAIWTPGGCSHAVRMVGAVSTRSVLIEPDAHGSLGDRNKVIQVSPLLRSLLEAAVDIVPEYDVDGRDGMVMALLLAELARAPTVPLAVPFPKTAQIARKCQIFLESPTPHDTIDLWSTDLGMGRRAFTRLFRRETGLSFGTWRQQACLLIALPRLAAGESVTRIALDLGYESPAAFTTMFKRLIGVAPSHYRPSS; encoded by the coding sequence ATGCCATGGTCCGATCCAGCCCTTGTCGAACATATCGACCGCCCGATCGTGGCGGTCGGCAATGAATATCCGCCGGCCTTCGAACTCGACTGGCATCAGCACCGCCGTGGCCAGTTGCTTTATGCTGCGCGCGGCGTGGTGGTGGTCAGCACGCCGCATGGGGCTTGGGTGGCACCGCCGGAGCGCGCGATCTGGACGCCTGGCGGATGCAGTCATGCCGTGCGGATGGTTGGCGCGGTGAGCACGCGCAGTGTGTTGATCGAACCGGATGCGCATGGCTCGCTCGGTGACAGGAACAAGGTGATCCAGGTCTCGCCGTTGCTGCGCAGCCTGTTGGAAGCCGCCGTCGACATCGTGCCGGAATATGATGTCGACGGACGGGACGGGATGGTCATGGCGTTGCTGCTCGCGGAACTGGCGCGCGCACCGACCGTCCCGCTTGCGGTACCCTTCCCGAAGACCGCGCAGATCGCCCGCAAATGCCAGATTTTCCTCGAATCCCCCACGCCGCACGACACGATCGACCTCTGGAGTACGGATCTCGGCATGGGGCGCCGGGCATTTACCCGGCTGTTTCGAAGGGAGACGGGCCTTAGCTTCGGCACGTGGCGGCAACAGGCGTGCCTGCTGATCGCGCTGCCCAGGCTGGCCGCCGGAGAGTCGGTAACCCGGATCGCGCTCGATCTTGGTTATGAAAGTCCTGCGGCCTTCACCACCATGTTCAAGCGGCTCATCGGCGTGGCGCCTAGCCATTATCGGCCATCGAGCTGA
- a CDS encoding isocitrate lyase/phosphoenolpyruvate mutase family protein, whose amino-acid sequence MSKALAFAALHVAGDPLILYNAWDVGSARAVAGAGAKAIATGSWSVAAAQGFDDGEALPLEYVLASAARIAGAVSLPVTIDFEGGYAVKPDDVAANVARLAATGAAGCNFEDQIVGKNKLHSIPVQIKRIAAARAGAGADFFINARTDIFLQASQDTHDKAMVDVAIKRATAYAAAGASGFFAPGLTDAALIAQLCGAVELPVNIMAFPGVPSTSVLANAGVSRISYGPGPYRSAMKAIEADAQAAFAWR is encoded by the coding sequence ATGTCGAAAGCACTGGCCTTTGCTGCACTGCACGTCGCAGGCGACCCGCTGATCCTGTATAATGCATGGGACGTCGGCAGCGCGCGTGCGGTGGCAGGGGCCGGTGCCAAGGCGATTGCGACCGGCAGCTGGTCGGTTGCCGCCGCGCAAGGGTTCGACGATGGCGAAGCCCTCCCGCTCGAATACGTGCTGGCCAGCGCAGCGCGAATCGCCGGGGCGGTGTCGCTGCCGGTGACGATCGATTTCGAGGGCGGCTATGCGGTCAAGCCCGACGATGTCGCGGCCAATGTCGCACGGCTCGCCGCGACGGGTGCCGCCGGGTGCAATTTCGAAGACCAGATCGTCGGCAAGAACAAGCTTCATTCGATCCCGGTCCAGATCAAGCGAATCGCCGCCGCGCGCGCGGGGGCCGGCGCGGATTTCTTCATCAACGCACGGACCGACATCTTCCTGCAGGCAAGCCAGGATACGCACGACAAGGCGATGGTCGATGTCGCGATCAAGCGCGCCACGGCCTATGCTGCGGCGGGCGCGAGCGGTTTCTTCGCGCCTGGCCTCACCGATGCCGCGCTGATCGCGCAGCTGTGCGGCGCGGTCGAGCTGCCGGTCAACATCATGGCGTTTCCCGGCGTACCCTCGACCTCAGTGCTGGCCAATGCCGGCGTCTCGCGGATCAGCTATGGTCCGGGGCCATACCGCTCGGCGATGAAGGCGATCGAGGCGGATGCGCAGGCGGCGTTCGCCTGGCGCTGA
- a CDS encoding AraC family transcriptional regulator, translated as MQPTPSSWAKSRPSSFRRKRYRAGSRIVPHSHADASLTIVLSGDYQESIAGRTVEHSVGSLLVCPANMPHAQQFGASGASKLLVMPEPALLDYLAATIPFTTAPATRSIEIARIGRQIAVELAVGDGYSAMAAEGLLWQLAALLGRDLSRPMAPASSLAERACREIESAGDDPLSIAILSVRVNCHPATLTRAFRRELGYSPAEYQRRRRVDHAARLLRETRMPLSEIAAACGFCDQAHLSRLFRRMMGCSPGGFRSGA; from the coding sequence ATGCAGCCGACGCCGTCGTCCTGGGCCAAGAGTCGCCCGTCGAGCTTTCGGCGGAAACGCTACCGGGCGGGCAGCAGGATCGTGCCGCATAGCCATGCCGATGCCAGCCTGACGATCGTCCTCTCGGGAGATTATCAGGAATCGATCGCGGGACGGACAGTTGAGCATAGCGTCGGCAGCTTGCTCGTCTGTCCGGCCAACATGCCGCACGCTCAGCAATTCGGCGCGAGCGGCGCATCGAAGCTGCTGGTGATGCCGGAGCCAGCGCTGCTCGACTATCTCGCCGCCACAATTCCGTTCACAACCGCGCCTGCTACGCGATCGATCGAGATCGCCCGGATCGGGCGGCAAATCGCTGTCGAACTTGCGGTTGGAGACGGCTACTCCGCTATGGCCGCAGAAGGCCTGTTATGGCAGCTCGCTGCGCTGCTTGGGCGCGATCTGTCACGGCCAATGGCACCCGCCTCGTCGCTGGCGGAAAGAGCGTGTCGGGAGATCGAGTCCGCCGGAGACGATCCGCTGTCCATTGCGATCCTGAGTGTCAGGGTGAACTGCCATCCCGCGACGCTGACGCGGGCGTTCCGCAGAGAATTAGGCTATTCTCCGGCCGAATATCAGCGTCGTCGCCGCGTCGACCACGCCGCCCGGCTGTTGCGCGAAACGAGAATGCCGCTGAGCGAAATCGCCGCGGCATGCGGCTTTTGCGATCAGGCGCATCTTTCTCGTTTGTTTCGCCGCATGATGGGCTGCTCGCCCGGAGGCTTCAGAAGCGGCGCGTAA
- a CDS encoding helix-turn-helix domain-containing protein — MDTEKLASGTCPVARGLGRVGDSWTMLILRDAGLGLTRFDEFQRSLGIAPNILTRRLAALVSDGLLERRRYSERPPRDEYVLTTCGRDYLPILQALGAWGRRYFGEGKLSQLVEAESGRAIDPVVVDRISGKPIEEIDLRLVLPTGG; from the coding sequence ATGGACACTGAGAAATTAGCTTCTGGTACCTGCCCGGTGGCGCGCGGTCTTGGCCGGGTTGGTGATAGCTGGACGATGCTGATCCTGCGCGATGCGGGGCTTGGCCTGACCCGGTTCGACGAATTCCAGCGCAGTCTGGGCATCGCGCCGAACATTCTCACCCGCCGACTTGCCGCGCTGGTCAGTGACGGTCTGCTTGAACGCCGCCGCTATAGCGAGCGGCCCCCGCGTGACGAATATGTGCTGACCACATGCGGGCGGGACTATCTGCCGATCCTGCAGGCGCTCGGCGCATGGGGCAGGCGGTATTTCGGCGAAGGAAAGCTGTCGCAACTGGTCGAGGCGGAAAGCGGGCGGGCGATCGATCCTGTGGTTGTCGATCGGATCAGCGGCAAGCCGATTGAAGAAATCGACTTGCGCCTCGTTCTGCCGACAGGCGGCTGA
- a CDS encoding LytTR family DNA-binding domain-containing protein gives MTIRTILVDDEPLAIQGLELRLQAHEDVEIIDKCQNGREAIRAIKTHKPDLVFLDIQMPGFDGFSVVQGLMEVEPPLFVFVTAYSDHALKAFEAQAVDYLMKPVEESRLADTLDRVRQRLTEKRGVEEIDRLKEVLAEVAPDSVENLSDGGDQVSSNRFEKLINIKDRGQIFRVDVDTIERIDAAGDYMCIYTGDNTLILRETMKDLEKRLDPRRFQRVHRSTIVNLDLVKEVKPHTNGECFLVLGSGAQVKVSRSYRDVVARFVH, from the coding sequence ATGACGATTAGAACGATATTGGTCGACGACGAACCCCTGGCGATTCAGGGGCTGGAGCTTCGACTGCAGGCGCATGAAGATGTCGAGATCATCGACAAATGCCAGAATGGCCGCGAGGCGATCCGCGCGATCAAGACGCACAAGCCCGACCTGGTGTTTCTCGACATCCAGATGCCCGGGTTCGACGGCTTTTCGGTCGTGCAGGGCCTGATGGAGGTCGAGCCGCCGCTGTTCGTGTTCGTCACCGCCTATTCGGACCATGCCCTGAAGGCGTTCGAAGCCCAGGCGGTCGACTATCTGATGAAGCCGGTCGAAGAGAGCCGGCTGGCCGATACGCTCGACCGGGTGCGCCAGCGCCTGACCGAGAAGCGCGGTGTCGAGGAGATCGATCGGCTGAAGGAAGTGCTCGCCGAGGTCGCGCCCGATTCGGTCGAGAATCTGAGCGATGGCGGCGATCAGGTATCGTCGAACCGGTTCGAGAAGCTGATCAACATCAAGGATCGCGGCCAGATCTTCCGCGTCGATGTCGACACGATCGAGCGGATCGACGCCGCCGGCGACTATATGTGCATCTATACCGGCGACAATACGCTGATCCTGCGCGAAACGATGAAGGATCTGGAAAAGCGGCTCGACCCGCGCCGCTTTCAGCGGGTACACCGCTCGACCATCGTCAATCTCGATCTGGTCAAGGAAGTGAAGCCGCACACCAACGGCGAGTGCTTCCTGGTGCTGGGGTCGGGCGCGCAGGTCAAGGTGAGCCGCAGCTATCGCGACGTGGTCGCGCGGTTTGTCCACTAA
- a CDS encoding EVE domain-containing protein: MAYWLLKSEPDSYSWDDLLAEGQTEWTGVRNPAAALHLKAMTVGDRALFYHSGKDRAAVGTVEVTRTAQQDGDEARWVSVAVKPLKPLAKPVTLAAMKAEPKLAGMEMLRQSRLSVSPVRAAEWAVIVKMGD, translated from the coding sequence ATGGCATATTGGCTGCTGAAGTCCGAGCCCGACAGTTACAGCTGGGATGATCTGCTCGCCGAAGGCCAGACCGAATGGACCGGCGTGCGCAACCCCGCCGCGGCGCTGCATCTGAAGGCAATGACGGTCGGCGACCGCGCTCTGTTCTACCATTCAGGCAAGGACAGGGCGGCGGTCGGCACGGTCGAGGTGACGCGGACCGCGCAACAGGATGGCGACGAGGCGCGCTGGGTCTCGGTCGCGGTCAAGCCGCTCAAGCCATTGGCAAAGCCGGTGACGCTGGCGGCAATGAAGGCCGAACCGAAGCTTGCCGGCATGGAAATGCTGCGGCAATCGCGGCTGTCGGTCAGCCCGGTGCGTGCAGCGGAATGGGCAGTGATCGTGAAGATGGGCGACTGA
- a CDS encoding SDR family NAD(P)-dependent oxidoreductase — MTFNTKGTALITGASSGIGRTVDVLRADLTDKADLAAVEQRLADDASITLLVNNAGMSLRGSLLDSTTDEIEQLLSVNVTAPTRLAAAAGKAFAARGTGAIINIASVLGLISEGFEGAYNGTKAHLLTVSRWLGVQLGPKGVYVQAVLPAATRTEIWERSGKDIDTFPAEVVMGVDDLVDAALVGFDRREAVTIPPLADGTLWAAYDEARIAMQPGFNNGTPAPRYREAVVA, encoded by the coding sequence ATGACTTTCAATACAAAGGGCACCGCTCTGATCACCGGTGCGTCATCGGGTATCGGCCGGACCGTCGATGTGCTGCGCGCCGACCTGACCGACAAAGCCGATCTGGCCGCGGTAGAACAGCGGCTGGCTGACGATGCGTCGATCACGCTGCTGGTCAACAATGCCGGCATGAGTCTGCGCGGCAGCCTGCTCGACAGCACGACCGATGAGATCGAGCAATTGCTCTCAGTCAACGTCACCGCCCCGACCCGCCTGGCAGCGGCAGCGGGCAAGGCGTTCGCCGCGCGCGGCACGGGCGCGATCATCAACATCGCCTCGGTGCTGGGCCTTATCAGCGAGGGGTTCGAGGGCGCGTATAACGGCACCAAGGCGCACTTGCTGACGGTCAGCCGCTGGCTCGGCGTCCAACTCGGGCCGAAGGGCGTCTATGTCCAGGCAGTGTTGCCTGCCGCGACACGCACCGAAATCTGGGAGCGGTCGGGCAAGGATATCGATACCTTCCCAGCCGAAGTGGTGATGGGCGTCGACGACCTGGTGGATGCCGCACTGGTCGGCTTCGACCGGCGCGAAGCGGTGACTATACCGCCGCTGGCCGACGGGACGCTGTGGGCCGCGTATGACGAGGCGCGCATCGCGATGCAGCCTGGGTTCAATAACGGCACCCCGGCGCCGCGCTATCGCGAAGCTGTGGTAGCGTAA
- a CDS encoding S41 family peptidase, with protein MTFRFGVRMAAALFFVSPALASVPTPFDRAAWQQDYAELKHALELGYANLAWKGSGAGGVDLPALNRTATDALAHAQSDAQAMDAIRTFVAGFHDGHLSEQPYLAPSGRAGATEPAEPALSAKDPIGGCAALGFASTGPVAFSLPFERLAEFKLLSDGLGETFRTGLIRPEPGVILGFIRIQAFRARAFPAACLHAWSDQVMAGTPITADTVRDTAVNRWFGDLADAMERLRRGGATAIVIDIGNNGGGDDSGDWTSRLFTNRQVHSARLLMIDAPVAAEYFDEVLGNLSAALDKRPGRAGVEALSEAHIRFSNLKAQIGRRGCDLSWVWREQRRWSLAACNRLVDAGYSGGASAGLPRGAYADRAVATSLSSASTVEAQFGTWTGPTYVLADKRSYSSAEMFAAVMRDNHVAKIVGVRTGGDGCGFMTSATPVVLIHSRLRFRMPNCLRLRADGTNEQAGIEPDLPVLPTEGESDRARAARAASAIAADVLRGQGQR; from the coding sequence ATGACATTTCGATTTGGCGTGCGGATGGCCGCCGCACTCTTTTTCGTTTCACCGGCACTGGCCAGCGTGCCGACACCGTTTGACCGCGCCGCATGGCAGCAGGACTATGCCGAGCTCAAACATGCGCTGGAACTGGGTTACGCCAATCTCGCCTGGAAAGGCTCAGGCGCGGGCGGTGTCGATCTGCCTGCGCTGAACCGTACCGCCACCGATGCGCTTGCCCATGCGCAAAGCGATGCGCAAGCGATGGATGCAATACGCACGTTCGTGGCGGGGTTTCATGACGGTCATCTTTCGGAACAACCCTATCTCGCCCCCTCGGGCCGCGCCGGCGCAACCGAACCCGCTGAACCGGCCCTGAGCGCCAAGGATCCGATCGGCGGTTGTGCCGCGCTCGGTTTCGCATCCACCGGACCGGTGGCCTTTTCGCTGCCGTTCGAAAGGCTGGCCGAATTCAAGCTGTTATCCGATGGTCTCGGCGAGACATTCCGAACCGGCCTTATCCGCCCCGAGCCAGGGGTGATCCTAGGCTTCATTCGTATCCAGGCCTTTCGCGCCAGGGCCTTTCCCGCCGCCTGTCTGCATGCCTGGTCCGATCAGGTCATGGCTGGCACGCCGATCACGGCCGACACGGTCAGGGACACGGCGGTCAACCGCTGGTTCGGCGACCTTGCCGATGCGATGGAGCGGCTTCGCCGGGGCGGCGCAACCGCTATAGTGATCGATATCGGCAATAATGGCGGTGGCGATGACAGCGGCGACTGGACCTCGCGCCTGTTCACCAACCGGCAGGTCCATTCCGCACGGCTGCTGATGATCGATGCGCCGGTGGCGGCAGAGTATTTCGATGAGGTGCTTGGCAACCTTAGTGCCGCGCTCGACAAGCGCCCCGGCAGGGCAGGCGTCGAAGCATTGAGCGAGGCACATATCCGTTTCTCGAATCTGAAAGCGCAGATCGGCCGGCGCGGTTGCGATTTGTCCTGGGTCTGGCGCGAGCAGCGGCGATGGTCGTTGGCGGCATGCAACCGCCTCGTCGATGCCGGTTATTCTGGGGGCGCCAGCGCCGGGCTGCCGCGTGGCGCCTATGCCGACAGGGCGGTCGCAACAAGCTTGTCTTCCGCCTCGACGGTGGAGGCGCAGTTCGGGACTTGGACCGGGCCAACCTATGTGCTGGCCGACAAGCGCTCTTACTCGTCAGCGGAGATGTTTGCCGCGGTGATGCGCGACAATCATGTCGCGAAGATCGTCGGCGTGCGCACCGGCGGCGACGGGTGCGGCTTCATGACCAGTGCCACGCCAGTGGTACTCATCCATTCGCGCCTGCGCTTTCGCATGCCCAATTGTCTGCGGTTGCGCGCCGATGGAACGAACGAGCAGGCGGGGATCG
- a CDS encoding DUF3297 family protein, producing MTDTPPDRLSSNPRSPFFDEEKLSRGIGIRFKERERHDVEEYCISEGWIRVALGKKVDRKGNPLTLKYSGPVEAWFERPAEGEAEETPEV from the coding sequence ATGACCGACACTCCACCAGACCGCCTGTCCTCCAACCCACGCAGCCCGTTCTTCGACGAAGAGAAGCTGTCGCGCGGCATCGGCATCCGCTTCAAGGAGCGTGAGCGCCACGATGTCGAGGAATATTGCATCTCCGAAGGCTGGATTCGCGTCGCGCTCGGCAAGAAGGTCGACCGCAAGGGCAATCCACTGACGCTGAAATATAGCGGCCCGGTCGAGGCGTGGTTCGAGCGGCCTGCCGAGGGTGAGGCAGAGGAGACGCCTGAGGTTTGA
- a CDS encoding MFS transporter gives MNSTTAVSPQTDTDTDTTVFGVIVAISFCHLLNDMMQSLLPAIYPSLKAELALSFSQIGLVTLVYQLTGSILQPLVGLYADKRPTPLALPGGTLFSLSGLLLLSIAHSYWLLLVGASLLGMGSSVFHPESSRVARMAAGRRHGLAQSMFQVGGNAGSALGPLAAAVVVMRWGQSSLAFFAMLALLSCAVLWNVGQWYRHHGLARLSRGAARQQAIMTLPRGKMLGGSAILLALIFSKYVYLASLTSYFTFYLIHRFGVSVEVAQLHLFAFLGSVAIGTIAGGPLGDRFGRKYVIWFSILGALPFTLLLPHASLFWTGPLTMIIGLILASAFPAIVVFAQELVPGKIGMISGLFFGFSFGMGGIGAAVLGEVADRSGIEMVYAICAFLPAIGLLAVFLPDPKRASRA, from the coding sequence ATGAACTCCACCACAGCTGTCTCGCCGCAAACCGATACCGACACCGACACCACGGTGTTCGGCGTGATCGTCGCGATCAGCTTCTGCCACCTGCTCAACGATATGATGCAGTCGTTGCTGCCGGCCATCTATCCCAGTCTGAAAGCGGAACTCGCTCTCTCCTTCAGCCAGATCGGCCTTGTCACGCTAGTTTATCAGCTGACCGGATCGATCCTGCAGCCCCTGGTCGGGCTCTACGCCGACAAACGCCCCACCCCGCTTGCCTTGCCCGGCGGCACGCTGTTCTCGCTCTCCGGGCTGCTTCTCCTGTCGATCGCACACAGCTACTGGCTGCTGCTGGTCGGCGCGTCCCTGCTCGGCATGGGCTCATCGGTGTTTCATCCCGAATCGTCACGGGTCGCGCGGATGGCGGCGGGCCGCCGGCATGGCCTGGCCCAGTCGATGTTCCAGGTCGGCGGCAATGCCGGTTCGGCACTGGGTCCGCTCGCGGCGGCGGTCGTGGTGATGCGCTGGGGACAGTCGAGCCTGGCCTTTTTCGCGATGCTCGCTTTACTGTCCTGCGCGGTCCTGTGGAATGTCGGTCAATGGTATCGGCATCATGGCCTTGCGCGCCTCTCGCGCGGCGCGGCGCGGCAACAGGCCATCATGACCTTGCCGCGCGGAAAAATGCTCGGCGGCAGTGCCATCCTGCTGGCGCTGATCTTTTCGAAATATGTCTATCTGGCGAGCCTCACCAGCTACTTTACCTTCTATCTGATCCACCGCTTCGGCGTGTCCGTCGAGGTCGCCCAGTTGCACCTGTTCGCATTCCTCGGCTCGGTCGCGATCGGCACGATCGCTGGCGGACCGCTCGGCGACAGGTTCGGGCGCAAATATGTGATCTGGTTCTCGATCCTTGGCGCGCTGCCTTTCACGCTGCTCTTGCCGCATGCCAGCCTGTTCTGGACCGGGCCGCTGACCATGATCATCGGTTTGATCCTGGCCTCCGCCTTCCCCGCAATCGTGGTCTTCGCGCAGGAACTGGTGCCGGGAAAGATCGGCATGATCTCTGGCCTGTTCTTCGGTTTCTCCTTCGGCATGGGCGGGATCGGCGCGGCCGTGCTGGGCGAGGTCGCGGACCGGTCGGGCATCGAGATGGTCTATGCCATCTGCGCGTTCCTACCGGCGATCGGGCTGCTGGCGGTCTTCCTGCCCGATCCCAAGCGCGCCAGCAGGGCATAA